The segment ATCTTTCGTCTGAAACATGCAACTAAGGAAGTATAGTAAGCATCAGCCAAACTTCTTACAAGTGGAAAACCTTGCTCATATAGCCCAATGCCAACAAGCAACACCAGTGGAGCCTTAGAAAGCGGACACAAGAACCTACATTGTCAAACAACTGGAATCAAACATTCTCTTCTACGCGGATGCAATAACTACTAATATAATCCTTCAAAATGAGCCACGACCTTGTAACAATTCTCCAAACTCCAAGAAAACCAGCTAATGCTGGAATAACTGATGCAATCATCAGAGCCCCCTGCATACTTCTCATCGATTGTTTAAACCTCtgaagaaaatgatcaaaagtaTTAAGAAAAATCACTAATGCTGTTATAATCAGAAAACATTTTACTTGTGGAGGCCTAGAGTAATGCACAAAAGCACAAAAAATGAAGCAAGAAGTTCGATTACTCCAACCTCACGAGGATCAAGGTATGCATTGTATCTATTGGATAATGCAATAAAAACGGCTGGAATTATGAATCTGAATGATCCACCTATCACCACTGGAAGCCGAGTTCCAAACCAAGATTGCAATAGAGTATTCACCCCGGCAACAAAGAGCAAAGTTTGTATCACTTGAGCTTTCTCCACCTGGAAGATAAAAACTGTTGTAAGTATACTATAGCCCCGATTTTTTTAAGAGTCAAATAGAATAGGCTGTAGTACACATTCATACGATTGATAGCAAagatacaacaacaacaactgcTACTACTActtcataaaaaatagaaaagtacTTACGTTTCCACCGCCCATTTGAGGGACAATGATGGTAGGGATGATGACAGAAGTGCCAAGCATTACTAGATAGTGTTGAAAACCCAATATAACAGCCTCAGCTGCATAATTTAAAGTAGAAAATCAAAACTTATCTTCCATTTTCAGGACACAGACAATAGTACATCATATAAGAGTATTCtgttaattttgtaatttaaacTTTGGGATCAAACAGAGTAGGAACTCACATGCTTGATGAAGTAAGGATTGAGAATAAAAGAAGATCTCAACTGAAGATCTCATTGCTCTTGGTGATGACTAAGCCAATTACAAATTTAGCAATCATAAACTCAGAATTGAGTTGATTTCTCATATGGCCACTCAACTGATAGTTATTATCCGAGAAAGTCATTCAAACTCTTGATTCCCATTTTATTCAACAAAGAAAGTGACttgattaaaaattttgaaaaatacttcGTTGTAGAATCGTAGGTAAATCAAGTTCTACAAGTGACATTCACATTGATTGTATCCTTCAAGACTCTAACACACCCCctcacatagcctctcattaAAATTTGGCTagattatacataaatataaattcttTTAAGATGATACATTTTTTTGCTCATGTATCGAAAATATCTTATTTTCTATACTGAACACACCCTAActtaataatcaaatttaattagttttgaaAACATACCCCAAGAAGGATTGCTGTTAATACAATAATCAACTCCTGGAAGTTGATCTTTCACTGGATGAGGCACCAATTCATCTTTCGCCTGTACTGTCATCTCTCTACCTCTCTTATAATTAATATGTCTCTTACTAAGctcttaattatatttatttttcacatacatatatatacatgcaaTAAGCAAAAGAGTAAAGAAATGTATTTTACTAATACTGACTACAAATTTATTGACTTTAGGAGAAATCGTAGAAATCGAAGCAAAAAGAACAGATTTATAATTTGCATGGGAAGTAGAAAAAAAGATAGATATGGTTGGTTAGTGATCGTTGAGCCTAAAAGCCAACTACTAtgttttaattagaaattgatGTAGACCTTCTATCTatttattcatataataatatgaaaaagtgAGCTAGCTACTCTAAGAAATTGTGTCAAGGGTTAGAACATGAGCCTAACTAACACTCCACCCTACATAAATGGATTTTACTTGAGATATAATTTTACCATATCATATGGTACAACATGTAACTTTTTTTgtgttatttcaaaatataaatatatcctTTTAGGTgtgtaagaaaattatttatacaaaaaaaaatgtaatctACTTCAGAATGAcctcatttttttttagtttgtttaataaagaatgattccttttttttttggacaaaattttaactttaacttttcacgtggaatatataagatcataaaattaaaagacattttaatacatttctcataactttaatttagaaccacaatatcaaaaaatcttctttcttttcttaaattccgttccaagtcaaatcagactattctttttgaaacggatgGAGTAATAGTTTTGTATGTATAGttgctaaaaaaaattaggtgtttaAATCTTTACAATGATTTTCTAAAGAATAAAAAGGATAATTTAGTAATCTAACCACTACTAGGAGTAATTTGTTTTCAcacgaagaaaaaaaaacatctatAATTTTCTCTATCTATTCAACAAAATAACCATGGAGAAATACATGAAAAGATGATGAACAAGTAAAATCAAGCGAATGGTTGTGCATTCTATTTATCTCAAAtctcaaatgaaagaaatcatatctatcttataatataatataattccaagaacatatatataattaatcatGAGTTATTATAATCAACCTCCTCCCGTTGGTGTACCTCCCCCTCAaggtaacaaaaatatttaatttgtttcatttgtttttctaTGAGTTTATTAGATCTTACGCGATAtgaatttgatttatattttacgatttgttgaaataattaattaggatATCCACCAAAGGATGCATATGGGTACCCTCCTCCTCCTCCAGGTTATCCTCCACAAGGCTATCCTTCTCCGCCAGGTTACCCTTCTCCACACGGCTACCCTCCTCCACCATACGGTGCTCCTCAATACGCCGCTCCGCCACCGCCTCAGAAAAATTCAGCCACCTCCGGTGTCATGACCGGCTGGTATGACCTCATctctgaaaattaatttttacgtGCATATGCATGGGCGAATTTGTAAATTCAACTCTAGTTTTTTGACGTATAATTTTCTGACGAATACTgatatcatgatttgagttgTTGAATATGAACATTTACCGTATTAGTATTCTCTAGCACATTTCTattatagagaaaattaaactaataataatcattaatcTTATGCTTtgttaattaatgtttttttgcaGTTTGGCTGCGGTTTGCTGTTGCTGCCTTTTAGATGCATGCTTTTAATTAATGACAAAATAAGATCTTGTAAAGGAAAATGGCATCCAGTAATGATCTTCTTACAAATCAAAGGACCtacctttttcctttttgttatgTACTCTCGAtctttataaacattatttatatatagttcaAATGTGTATCTATTCACATTTTAAGGGATCCTATTTACACTTATTAGTAGATATACGAGTTTGCTTTTTATATACTGAATATTGATAGTGGAAATTAATGATGATAATTGAGTAACACTTTTCtatcaaaacatattttttaaaaaacaacttctctaaaattcatataatcatTAAGGACTCGAATCATTCtaaaattcatataatcatTAAGAACTCAAATCATGATGAcattttattcataataaattaaataatgtctTCATCTATAGTAAAACTTTAATATCAATTGCAAATAAAAATTACCTTGCagcttatatttttaaaactcataattctcatttatttttaactaaaagagaaaaagtaaaaatgaaagtacTTAGTAATGAAGAATTTAcacaaaaaaaactaacaaagtagaataagtatttttatttagctaagaaattaaagtaaatttaaaattcttttgagaGATTAAAATTGCGCGAGATAAAGTGAATATATTAGtagattttgaatttaataacTATCATAaaacttattattttagttacttattGAGTTCAACTATTTAAAGCGGTGATCTAATTCCAAAATAGTCTCAATATAATACTATGATTTTTacataaaaaggacaaaaagtagatactttaattaatttattggcAAAATGCGCTTCATTGAATATCACAGGGATCAAATCCAAATTTATGCATGATTGAGGGATCAAAATGTTACtacctttattttttaaaaaaaattattttaaagaagaaaatgcaTTCTGTTGTAGAAATTCTGAcggaaaatatataaaatggaaTATTCAAATTCTTAAGCTTGATCGTTCTTTCTGCGGATCATAATTGGTAATTCTCGATCTCCTTCTCTTCTCCCATTCCCTCTCTTTCGATCAGTTTTTCTAATTgaattgtaattttcttctcGCAATCCTAATTTATTTgacaaaactagggttttttATTTGTGTTGTGAAAAACTGAAAATCTATTATGTAAATGTATCATCTCGTTGATTTATTGGCTAAAATTAAAGTTCCGATCTTTGATTTTCCATAATTCAGCTAAAACTTGatgtattttttgaaaatttgtccTCTTCTATGTGACTGTGTTTGTGATTTTCCATAATTTAGCGTAAAGGTGATGTTTTCATGAATACTAGTGTTATTGCATCGTTTGATTTCGCTATAGTACCTGGTTTGTTTGACGTAATTCATGAACTAGATTTTTGTTGAGatttgtttgaatttatttttgtgattaaGATTTTAGCTCAAATTTCTCTATCGAAATGCTTCTAATATTTTATAGGCATTTGTTTGCctatatatttaaaagttatCCTAGGAATTGTTAAGCCTATACAAAAGGAATTAGGTTGCGGTATCCAGAGCAATGCACAAACAGAAGATGGAATATTTTTGTTGACAAAGTACTTGGAGGACTTTCAGAAGACATGATTATTGTTCCTTGAATTATATTTCTGAATTCTggaattttaattatatattaaccCCTTAAACTATAGCTGATGCCTGTTGGGAGTGGTGATGACTCTTGAACTATAGCTCTGTGCATGAGCGAGTATGGTGTATATGAGCACCAATTACATATTGCATTGAAGGCAGTTtcaatattttgtattattcgATGTCGTTTGAATGTATAGCCAAGTGTTGATTATGTTGGGTTATGTTGCTTGTCCAGATACAAAATTCTAATTCTACATCTCAGTTTATGATCTTCTGCTTGAGTTTTTTTGACACATATTTACGGTTTTCCGATTAGGTTGTTCGAAGGATAACTTTTTAATACTTGGATGGGTGCACCTAAACAGAGGTGGACTCCAGACGAAGAAGCTGCTCTTAAAGCTGGGGTCCGTAAGCATGGACCAGGCAAATGGCGGACGATCCTCAAGGACCCAGTGTTTAGCGGAGTGTTGTACTCGCGTTCAAATGTAGATCTAAAGGTAGAATTTCCCTTTTTCCCATTTCTCTTAGgataaatttctcttttgttGAGAGGAAGCTTTGGTGTCATTCAAATTGATGAAGGTcacaataactttttttttcctcttagCTATGTATTTATGCATGATATGTTAATTTGTCTTTGTTGTTCAGGACAAGTGGAGGAACATGAGTGTGATGGCCAACGGTTGTGGTTCTAGAGAGAAAGCAAGGTTGGCTCTCAAAAGAATGAATCAAGCCCGTAAACAGGATGAGAGGTCTTTATCTGTCTCCACTGAGGCTATAAGTGACGAGGAAATGACTGAAGCAAGGCTAGCTACTACTTCTAGTGATTCTCTACAGATGCGTGGGTCAAAAAGATCTATCATAAGGTTAAACCTTGCTCATTACTTTCTACAACATGACTCAAGTTGTAGCCTTGTACATTTGCTTGCGCTCATGGATTTAGTTAAATGATGGCTTCTGCATGATCTCATACTTCGATAGTTCTAATTATTTTCACATTCTACACATGTTCTTTCCAAGTGATCATTCTTGTTTGATTTTTAGCATTCTGATGATGGTAGATGGATAAAAGTTGTCCTACCCTTATCATAAGTTTGTTATGTTCCAGTTTTTGGTCTTACTTTTTGCTGGAAGGAAGACTATCTCTAAGTGTTGCTGCTTTACTACTATTATAGATTGGATAATCTTATAATGGAGGCTATAAGCAACTTGAAGGAGCCGGGTGGTTCCAACAAGACTACTATAGCAACATACATAGAGGTACTCATCTTCTTGTTGAGCTTAATGTccgaaaaataaaacaatttagaGCAGTACTGCTTAGTTAAATTGCCAATATTCTTTCTTAGGGCCTCTAACACATTTTGGAATTTTGAAGTCTTGCTTGTTGTGCCATCAATAACATTCTGAATCGTGTTTGCTCTTGGTGCTTCTTGCTTATTCAAGTATGAGCTCTTCTGGAACTCATTTATTATGGTTTTTAGTTCTTTCCTTGTACAGTTGTTTATGCTTTAATGTGTGACGGGACACAAGCTTTTAAGCATTTGGTGTTCACAACAGTAGATCAACTGCATAAGATTGTAGGAATCTAATTAGCTTCCTTTCAGTATAAACTGAATGCTACCTTCTATGATtgtaatattaatatgatggtGCTTTATTGACTATTTTTTCCTCTGTGCTTGATCTTAGTTCTCTATATTAAGATATGGTTTCGAAAGTAAGGTGCCATGTGATAAAACTTTAGATAATGCATGAGGTCAAGATTCATCGAATTTGCATTCCTGGCTAAGTTATAAATTATGGCTACATATATCAGTCTATTATACTCAATACTTTTATATCTTGTAGGATCAATATTGGGCACCTACAAACTTTAAAAGGCTACTTTCAGCGAAACTGAAGTATTTAACTGCAACTAGGAGACTTGTCAAGGTGATATTCAGTTTTGGGATTCATACTTCATGTGTTGCTTATCTTGCCCTTAGCTTTGAGTGTGAAGCCAATATGAACTGGCAGATCCAAATTCATGAATGATGGCCAGTAGTTAGATTCATGCTGATTATGATATTGAGGAGTCTTTTTCTTCTGCAGatgaaaaagaatattatgaaTGATGGTCAGTAGTTAGATTTTATGCTGATTATCATGTGAAGGATGCCGTTTTCTTTTGCAGATGAAGCGAAAGTATATAATAGCACCAACACTGGTATTATCTGACAGAAGAAGAATTCCTTCCGTTCCTCTCTTGGAAAGCAGCCAGAGGATCTCCTCCCGGGTTGATCCGGATGATATAAACACACTTACTAAGGCTCAAGTAGATTTTGAGTTAACTAAGATGAGGAGTATGACACCTCAAGAGGCAGCAGTAGCTGCTGCACGAGCTGTTGCAGAAGCAGAAGTAGCCATAGCAGAAGCTGAGGATGCTGCCAGAGAGGCTGATGCTGCTGAAGCTGATGCCGAAGCTGCACAAGCCTTTGCAGAAGCTGCAATGAAAGCACTAGAAGGGAGAAGCATCCCAAGGATGGTAAGATATTTGTACAATATTGGATCAGTTACTTGGTTTTTCTTGATTGCATCTTACATTCCTTCAGTCCCCttatcttttctttcttttccttgtAAGTGAGATAATTTTCCTTTTATCCTCATTCCTCGGGTGTTTTTTAGTCAATGTATTGGACTCGAGATCCCTCAATGAACTTGTGTTACCTTTCATGTTTGTGGTTTCCCTTCAGCTTTGCTTAGATGATATTTCTCTAAGTTTTGATAGATGTCGCTACTGAATTCTATCTATTAGAACATTTAGTTTGATCGATTTATGGTGTAGTTTTATTGAATAAAGAGCTGGAATGACTTAATCACGTATCAGTTGATGGTTTAAAGTTCTCTGATTTCAACAATAAACAGACTCACAAGCATCTATGTGTATGTTTATGTCATTCCTCTTCAATACATGTTCTTGTGAATGTAAATTTGATATCATGAGGTTTTAGTATTACCTATCTAGTTGTATTTCTTTCCATTGTTAGGAAGGTAGATTTGCAGTTTGTCGATGTGCAGTAAATGTTATATTCTTCCTAATATGTTAAGTGAACGCTTTGTGTCACTAATTACTCCCTATTCCTTTTCTTACTGCTTCTTTCTCTGTGAATGTGCAGATGATCCATGCTTGATGGGATCTTCCAGAGTTGTGGCTTGATACTATAGCTTTGATGGATTTTTtccattttgttatttttcaaacCTTTAGCCAGCTACTTGCTGGCTTGTAAATTTGGTAAATAGTTGTGGAAATGTATACACTGTTTGTGATAGTAAAGCCTTTCCGGTAAATAGCATAAAAGATCATGGGCACCCTCAAGA is part of the Solanum lycopersicum chromosome 1, SLM_r2.1 genome and harbors:
- the LOC101254045 gene encoding protein CYSTEINE-RICH TRANSMEMBRANE MODULE 13-like, with the protein product MSYYNQPPPVGVPPPQGYPPKDAYGYPPPPPGYPPQGYPSPPGYPSPHGYPPPPYGAPQYAAPPPPQKNSATSGVMTGCLAAVCCCCLLDACF
- the LOC101263059 gene encoding telomere repeat-binding factor 1, whose amino-acid sequence is MGAPKQRWTPDEEAALKAGVRKHGPGKWRTILKDPVFSGVLYSRSNVDLKDKWRNMSVMANGCGSREKARLALKRMNQARKQDERSLSVSTEAISDEEMTEARLATTSSDSLQMRGSKRSIIRLDNLIMEAISNLKEPGGSNKTTIATYIEDQYWAPTNFKRLLSAKLKYLTATRRLVKMKRKYIIAPTLVLSDRRRIPSVPLLESSQRISSRVDPDDINTLTKAQVDFELTKMRSMTPQEAAVAAARAVAEAEVAIAEAEDAAREADAAEADAEAAQAFAEAAMKALEGRSIPRMMIHA